A DNA window from Jaculus jaculus isolate mJacJac1 chromosome 1, mJacJac1.mat.Y.cur, whole genome shotgun sequence contains the following coding sequences:
- the Pogk gene encoding pogo transposable element with KRAB domain isoform X1, with protein MESTACPLNLTLKEEQEEEEIQSRDLEDGPTNMQKVRICSEGGWVPALFDEVAIYFSDEEWEVLTEPQKALYREVMRMNYETVLSLEFPFPKPDMITRLEGDEESYNSHEWKLRGGTLAENEESDMKSPDWVNPMHTASHFPQPQHLDSFGLRLPRDITDLPEWSEGYPFYMAMGFPGYDLSADDIASKFQFSRGMRRSYDAGFKLMVVEYAESTNNCQAAKQFGVLEKNVRDWRKVKPQLQNAHAMRRAFRGPKNGRFALVDQRVAEYVRYMQAKGDPITREAMQLKALEIAQEMNIPEKGFKASLGWCRRMMRRYDLSLRHKVPVPQHLPEDLTEKLVTYQQSVLALRRAHDYDVAQMGNADETPICLEVPSRVSVDNQGEKPVLVKTPGREKLKITAMLGVLADGRKLPPYIILRGTYIPPGKFPSGMEIRCHRYGWMTEDLMQDWLEVVWRRRTGAVPKQRGMLILNGFRGHATDSVKNSMESMNTDMVIIPGGLTSQLQVLDVVVCKPLNDSVRAQYSNWLLSGNLALSPTGNAKKPPLGLFLEWVMVAWNSISSESIVQGFKKCHISSNLEEEDDVLWEIESELPGGGEPPKECEAEMTEGN; from the exons ATGGAATCCACAGCCTGTCCTCTCAATTTGACCCTGAAAGAAGagcaagaagaagaagagattcagagccGGGACCTGGAGGATGGGCCCACCAATATGCAGAAAGTACGAATCTGCTCAGAGGGTGGCTGG GTACCAGCCCTATTTGATGAGGTGGCCATATATTTTTCCGATGAGGAGTGGGAAGTTTTGACGGAGCCACAAAAGGCCCTCTACCGGGAAGTCATGAGGATGAATTATGAGACTGTCCTTTCCCTGG AATTCCCGTTCCCTAAGCCAGACATGATCACTCGCCTGGAAGGGGACGAGGAGTCTTATAATTCCCATGAGTGGAAGCTCCGAGGAGGAACCTTGGCAG AAAATGAAGAATCAGACATGAAGTCTCCAGACTGGGTAAACCCAATGCATACCGCCTCCCATTTTCCTCAGCCTCAGCACCTTGACAGCTTTGGCCTGCGTCTGCCTCGAGACATCACAGACCTGCCTGAGTGGAGTGAGGGGTACCCCTTCTACATGGCCATGGGCTTCCCAGGTTATGACCTCTCGGCTGATGACATAGCCAGCAAGTTTCAGTTCAGCCGAGGCATGCGCCGCAGTTACGATGCAGGGTTCAAATTGATGGTGGTGGAATATGCCGAGAGCACCAACAACTGCCAGGCTGCCAAGCAGTTTGGAGTGTTAGAAAAAAATGTTCGGGACTGGCGCAAAGTAAAGCCACAGCTCCAAAACGCTCATGCCATGCGGCGGGCATTCCGAGGCCCCAAGAACGGGAGGTTTGCTCTGGTGGACCAGCGAGTAGCCGAGTATGTCAGGTACATGCAGGCCAAAGGGGACCCTATCACCAGGGAGGCGATGCAGTTGAAAGCTTTGGAAATTGCCCAGGAAATGAACATTCCAGAGAAAGGGTTCAAGGCAAGTCTAGGCTGGTGTCGAAGGATGATGAGAAGGTATGACTTGTCTCTGAGGCACAAAGTAccagttccccagcacctgccTGAGGACCTGACTGAGAAGCTTGTCACTTACCAGCAGAGCGTGCTGGCTCTGCGCAGGGCACACGACTATGACGTAGCACAGATGGGGAATGCAGATGAGACGCCAATCTGCTTAGAGGTGCCCTCGAGGGTGTCTGTTGATAACCAGGGTGAAAAGCCCGTCTTGGTCAAGACGCCAGGCAGGGAGAAATTGAAGATCACAGCCATGCTTGGTGTCTTGGCCGATGGGAGGAAGTTACCTCCGTACATCATTTTGAGGGGAACGTACATCCCCCCTGGGAAGTTCCCCAGTGGGATGGAAATCCGCTGCCACCGCTATGGGTGGATGACTGAGGACTTGATGCAGGACTGGTTGGAAGTAGTGTGGAGACGGAGGACGGGAGCAGTGCCCAAGCAGCGAGGGATGCTGATCTTGAACGGCTTCCGGGGCCACGCCACCGACTCTGTGAAAAACTCCATGGAGAGCATGAACACAGATATGGTGATCATCCCGGGGGGTCTGACCTCACAGCTGCAAGTTCTGGATGTGGTGGTCTGCAAGCCGCTGAACGACAGCGTGCGGGCCCAGTACTCCAACTGGCTTCTGTCTGGGAACTTGGCTCTGAGCCCCACTGGAAATGCCAAGAAACCGCCCCTGGGCCTCTTCCTGGAGTGGGTGATGGTGGCATGGAACAGCATCTCAAGTGAATCCATTGTCCAGGGGTTTAAGAAGTGCCACATCTCCAGCAACCTGGAGGAGGAAGATGACGTCCTGTGGGAAATTGAGAGCGAGTTGCCCGGAGGAGGAGAACCACCAAAAGAATGTGAGGCTGAAATGACTGAGGGCAACTGA
- the Pogk gene encoding pogo transposable element with KRAB domain isoform X2: protein MRMNYETVLSLEFPFPKPDMITRLEGDEESYNSHEWKLRGGTLAENEESDMKSPDWVNPMHTASHFPQPQHLDSFGLRLPRDITDLPEWSEGYPFYMAMGFPGYDLSADDIASKFQFSRGMRRSYDAGFKLMVVEYAESTNNCQAAKQFGVLEKNVRDWRKVKPQLQNAHAMRRAFRGPKNGRFALVDQRVAEYVRYMQAKGDPITREAMQLKALEIAQEMNIPEKGFKASLGWCRRMMRRYDLSLRHKVPVPQHLPEDLTEKLVTYQQSVLALRRAHDYDVAQMGNADETPICLEVPSRVSVDNQGEKPVLVKTPGREKLKITAMLGVLADGRKLPPYIILRGTYIPPGKFPSGMEIRCHRYGWMTEDLMQDWLEVVWRRRTGAVPKQRGMLILNGFRGHATDSVKNSMESMNTDMVIIPGGLTSQLQVLDVVVCKPLNDSVRAQYSNWLLSGNLALSPTGNAKKPPLGLFLEWVMVAWNSISSESIVQGFKKCHISSNLEEEDDVLWEIESELPGGGEPPKECEAEMTEGN, encoded by the exons ATGAGGATGAATTATGAGACTGTCCTTTCCCTGG AATTCCCGTTCCCTAAGCCAGACATGATCACTCGCCTGGAAGGGGACGAGGAGTCTTATAATTCCCATGAGTGGAAGCTCCGAGGAGGAACCTTGGCAG AAAATGAAGAATCAGACATGAAGTCTCCAGACTGGGTAAACCCAATGCATACCGCCTCCCATTTTCCTCAGCCTCAGCACCTTGACAGCTTTGGCCTGCGTCTGCCTCGAGACATCACAGACCTGCCTGAGTGGAGTGAGGGGTACCCCTTCTACATGGCCATGGGCTTCCCAGGTTATGACCTCTCGGCTGATGACATAGCCAGCAAGTTTCAGTTCAGCCGAGGCATGCGCCGCAGTTACGATGCAGGGTTCAAATTGATGGTGGTGGAATATGCCGAGAGCACCAACAACTGCCAGGCTGCCAAGCAGTTTGGAGTGTTAGAAAAAAATGTTCGGGACTGGCGCAAAGTAAAGCCACAGCTCCAAAACGCTCATGCCATGCGGCGGGCATTCCGAGGCCCCAAGAACGGGAGGTTTGCTCTGGTGGACCAGCGAGTAGCCGAGTATGTCAGGTACATGCAGGCCAAAGGGGACCCTATCACCAGGGAGGCGATGCAGTTGAAAGCTTTGGAAATTGCCCAGGAAATGAACATTCCAGAGAAAGGGTTCAAGGCAAGTCTAGGCTGGTGTCGAAGGATGATGAGAAGGTATGACTTGTCTCTGAGGCACAAAGTAccagttccccagcacctgccTGAGGACCTGACTGAGAAGCTTGTCACTTACCAGCAGAGCGTGCTGGCTCTGCGCAGGGCACACGACTATGACGTAGCACAGATGGGGAATGCAGATGAGACGCCAATCTGCTTAGAGGTGCCCTCGAGGGTGTCTGTTGATAACCAGGGTGAAAAGCCCGTCTTGGTCAAGACGCCAGGCAGGGAGAAATTGAAGATCACAGCCATGCTTGGTGTCTTGGCCGATGGGAGGAAGTTACCTCCGTACATCATTTTGAGGGGAACGTACATCCCCCCTGGGAAGTTCCCCAGTGGGATGGAAATCCGCTGCCACCGCTATGGGTGGATGACTGAGGACTTGATGCAGGACTGGTTGGAAGTAGTGTGGAGACGGAGGACGGGAGCAGTGCCCAAGCAGCGAGGGATGCTGATCTTGAACGGCTTCCGGGGCCACGCCACCGACTCTGTGAAAAACTCCATGGAGAGCATGAACACAGATATGGTGATCATCCCGGGGGGTCTGACCTCACAGCTGCAAGTTCTGGATGTGGTGGTCTGCAAGCCGCTGAACGACAGCGTGCGGGCCCAGTACTCCAACTGGCTTCTGTCTGGGAACTTGGCTCTGAGCCCCACTGGAAATGCCAAGAAACCGCCCCTGGGCCTCTTCCTGGAGTGGGTGATGGTGGCATGGAACAGCATCTCAAGTGAATCCATTGTCCAGGGGTTTAAGAAGTGCCACATCTCCAGCAACCTGGAGGAGGAAGATGACGTCCTGTGGGAAATTGAGAGCGAGTTGCCCGGAGGAGGAGAACCACCAAAAGAATGTGAGGCTGAAATGACTGAGGGCAACTGA